One region of Armigeres subalbatus isolate Guangzhou_Male chromosome 3, GZ_Asu_2, whole genome shotgun sequence genomic DNA includes:
- the LOC134226171 gene encoding larval cuticle protein 9-like yields MDQTCFVAVILTFLLCLVHPAAPEVKEADSNNLKVVSESNNYATNEFDWSYGLDDGREVRSNAYKKQLTDGREILVITGLYSYIASNGVKYTITYYSDENGYHPTVVVGDKPSYTVELQHIDSRLLASLVG; encoded by the exons ATGGATCAAACGTGTTTCGTCGCAGTGATCTTGACCTTTTTGTTATGCTTGGTACATCCAGCTGCTCCAGAAGTCAAAGAAGCTGACTCCAACAACCTGAAGGTGGTATCAGAAAGCAACAATTACGCCACTAATGAGTTCGATTGGAG TTATGGATTGGATGATGGTCGTGAAGTTCGTTCAAACGCTTATAAAAAGCAGCTGACAGACGGTCGAGAAATTTTGGTTATAACCGGGTTGTATAGTTATATAGCATCCAATGGAGTAAAGTATACCATCACGTACTATTCAGACGAAAATGGTTATCATCCAACTGTTGTCG TTGGTGATAAACCTTCATATACTGTTGAGCTGCAGCATATCGATTCAAGACTTTTAGCTTCGCTAGTTGGATAA